CGGTAGAGGCGCCGGCGGCAAATCGCTTTCGGCCTCTACTTCCGCATCAGCAAGACCGGAGGCACGCGGCCGTGACGGCTCAGTGGGCGCAGCTACAGCCGCACCATGGTGTGGCCCCACGACAAACCAGATGAGTGCCATCGACAACGATCGAACAAGCAGCCGGGACATGCTAACGTCTCCTTCTGTCGAAGCCCCGCAAATCATTCGCCAGAGCAGAGCTCCTCGGTGCGCCACGATAACTCGTGACGAGCAAATCGCGCGAATACCATTCGCTCGGGTGGCGTGGTCCGTTAACTGTGGCGAACGTCGCGCGCCGCTCCGATCGCTAACGACACCCTCCTTGAATCCCGCGAAAAGCCGCGTGAGTATAGCGTTACGGCGATATGCGCCTAGAGAGATCTACGTTTGAAGTCGGTTCGCATTGCAGCAACCGCCTCAAGCTGGCGGCCGCGCGACCAGGCCTGACAGCAACTCGATTGCCAGCGCGCTGTCGCTGTGCCTGACAGCAGCGAGCGCATCCTCGATCGATCGACATTGCGCGGTCGTGAAAGCAACCCCGACGCCCGTGCGTGGAGGATCGGGCACCAGGCGATCGCTGATAGCAGCCAGCAATTCCCCGAGGCCTGCGCCCGTGACAGCACTCGTCCGCAGCATGCCGTCTGGCGAGCCTGGTTGCAATGCTCCGGGCTGCAGATCGCATTTCGTCAGTGCCGTTAGCGCTGCGGGAAAGTCCTCGACGAGCCGCCGCTGCGGCGCCGTCATCGGTTGGCAGGCGTCGAAAAGCAGTACGATCAGGTCGGCGCTCTGCAGCCGCGCGAGCGCCCTTTGCACGCCGGCTGATTCCAGCGGGTCGTCGCTGTCGCGCAGACCGGCCGTGTCCGACAGAGTGACCGGCCAGCCGTCGATCGCCGTATCGGCCGTGATCACGTCGCGGGTCGTTCCTGGCGCGTCATAGACGATCGCGCGCTTGTAGCCGACCAGCGCATTGATCAGGCTGCTTTTGCCCACGTTGGGTGGTCCGGCCAACACAACGTCGAAGGGCGCGACAAGATGCCGGCCGAGCGCCGCACGCTCGGCCAGAAGCTGCAAGCGCTCACAGGCCGCATCGAAATGTCGTTGGCGGCAATCCGTAAGAACTTGCTCGATTTCGCGCGTCAGGGCGCCGTGACACTGATCGAGCAAGACGTTCGCGGTCCGCTCGGTGCGCGCCGCGGCTAGCGCTAGCCAGGCGTCCTGCTCGATGGAGTTCGCCATACGTCGCGCAAGCCAGGCACGCTCTTCGACACGCGCGCCGCCGATGGATTCGAGATCGTGGGCAATACGGCTTACCGCCGCCAGGCCGCCGTGGCAATGAATCTCGAATTCTTCGGCAGCACTGCGGCAGACGACGATTTCTTCGCCTTGAGCCGCGGCCCACCGCCCGTGATAAATCCGTTGGGTTTGCAAGTCGGTGGGCAACCGCGCGGACGAAGAAATGAAGTACTCCGCCAACGCATGCGCCGCCCCAGGCCCGGCAATCGCGATCACGGCCACTGCGCCGCGTCCCGGCGCGGTGAGGGTGCAGAATTCGAATTCGGCGCTAGTGGCCATGACGGCGCCGCCTGCAGAGTTGAACTATCGTGCTGCGGTCAGCGCGATGCCGGCCAATGTGAGATGCGGTACGTACTGCACGTTATCGCCCAACAGGGGCGCGACCGAGGGGGCCGCGCCGCCGCTGAGAAACATGCGCGGGGACGCCTTGAAGCCGCGGCTCAAGCGTTCGACCAGCTCGCGCACACCGCCGACGGCGCCCCAATAGAGCCCGGCCTTCATGGCACCCACCGTGTCTTTACCCAACGGAGCGGGGGGCTCGTCCAATCGCCCCATCTCGATCAGTGGCAAAAGATCCGTGAACTCGTGCATCGCCCGGGCGCTGGTGGCGATGCCCGGCATGATCGCGCCGCCGACAAAAGCGCCTTGCTCGTCGACCACGTCGACCTTAATGGCAGTGCCAAGGTTGACGATGATCGCCGGTTGACCCGCAGCGCGCAATTGATTCACTGCCACCGCATCGAGCAAGCGGTCGATACCCACGCGGTCGGGCTTGGGCATCGAGATCGTAAGAGGCAGATCGGACGAAGCGATCATCGTAATCCGTGTGGCGCTCTGGCTCTGCAGCCAAGCCACCAGCCGGCCCGACACTTCGCGCTGTACGCTGCCAATCCACCAGGCAAGGCGCGTGACATCGTGCTCGGGCAGCCATGCCGCGATGCGCGGTAATTCTTCGGGGCCGGGCCCAATGTCGAGAATCTTCGCAGGCTCGGGCAGCGGCCGTTGGCCGGCGCTTTCGAACAGTCCCAGCTTGACGCGGCTGTTGCCGATATCGACAGCCACGAGCGGCACAGCAGTTGTCGTATTCATGCCTCGGCCCCTGAAGAGCGCTGCGCCGCCAATTCGCTCGCGATCGCGGTCAGCAATTTGTCCAGCCCCTGGCCCGTCACGGCCGACATGCTGAGGACGTCGCGCCCCACGAATTCGCTGAGCTGCCGCTGTACTTCGGCGGCGTCGGGCAACTCGGCCTTCGACACCACCACGATCTCGGGTCGTTCGCCCAAGCGCGGATCGTGCATGGCCAGCTCGTTGCGAATCGTCTGGTAATTCGTCAAAGGATCGCTTCCGTCGAGCGGCATCGGCTCGACCAGGTGGACCAGGATGCCGGCGCGTTCGATATGCCGAAGAAACTCGTGGCCGAGCCCCGCGCCCTCATGCGCGCCTTCGATCAAGCCAGGAAGATCGGCCAGCACGAACGAACGTTCGGCGTCAAGCTGTACCTGTCCGAGATTCGGATACTTCGTGGTGAACGGATAAGCCGCGATCTGCGGCCGCGCATGCGACAGGCGGCTCAACAGCGTGCTCTTGCCGGCGTTCGGTTTCCCGATCAAGCCCACGTCGGCGATGACTTTCAACTCGAGTACCAGCTCGCGCGATTCCCCCTCTTGCCCTTTGGTCCATTGCCGCGGCGCGCGGTTCGTCGCCGACTTGAAGTGCAGGTTCCCCTTGCCGCCACGCCCTCCCTGGGCCGCGACGACGGAATCGCCCGAACGCGCCAGGTCCTTGATGACAAATCCGCCAGCGGCATCGATCACGACCGTGCCGGGCGGAACGAGCAGGAGCATATCTTCGGCGCCCCGACCATAGCGATTCGAGCCGCTGCCGGCCTGACCGCTTTCCGCGCGCCAGTGGTAGCGGTGCGTGAGCGCGGCCAGGTTGTTGACGCCATCGCGCGCCTCGATGATGACGCTGCCGCCGTTGCCACCGTCGCCGCCGTCGGGCCCGCCATGCGGGACGAATTTCTCGCGGCGGAAGCTGAGGCAGCCGTCACCGCCTTTGCCGGCGTCGACCTGAATTTTCACCCGATCGACGAACATGTCGCCCTGCGATGCGCGAGGACCAAAAAAAACGGGAACGACCCGACATGGACCGTCCCCGCGTGAATGCAGTGCAGCAACGAGCGAGTTAGCCGGCGGCTAGGACGTTGACCCGGCGCCCACTGCGATCGAACGAGACGACGCCGTCGACCAAAGCGAAGAGCGTGAAGTCTTTCCCTTGGCCGACGCCACGTCCGGCCTGGTAACGAGTGCCCACCTGGCGCACCAGGATGTTGCCGGCCGTGACTTGCTCGCCGCCGTAGCGTTTGATGCCGCGGCGCTGACCGTTCGAATCGCGACCGTTACGGCTCGAGCCTTGACCCTTTTTATGTGCCATGACTGTATCTCCTTGTATCGGGCGGTGCCGGCTGCGAGCTACGAAGAGCCCAGGCAAGACGGAAGCATAACTGATCGGTCCGAGCTTGATTGTCCAGGGGCGCCGGCGTGCTACGGCACCGCTTCGTCGGCACCGGCGGCTGC
The nucleotide sequence above comes from Pirellulales bacterium. Encoded proteins:
- a CDS encoding GTPase — protein: MATSAEFEFCTLTAPGRGAVAVIAIAGPGAAHALAEYFISSSARLPTDLQTQRIYHGRWAAAQGEEIVVCRSAAEEFEIHCHGGLAAVSRIAHDLESIGGARVEERAWLARRMANSIEQDAWLALAAARTERTANVLLDQCHGALTREIEQVLTDCRQRHFDAACERLQLLAERAALGRHLVAPFDVVLAGPPNVGKSSLINALVGYKRAIVYDAPGTTRDVITADTAIDGWPVTLSDTAGLRDSDDPLESAGVQRALARLQSADLIVLLFDACQPMTAPQRRLVEDFPAALTALTKCDLQPGALQPGSPDGMLRTSAVTGAGLGELLAAISDRLVPDPPRTGVGVAFTTAQCRSIEDALAAVRHSDSALAIELLSGLVARPPA
- a CDS encoding type III pantothenate kinase, with the translated sequence MNTTTAVPLVAVDIGNSRVKLGLFESAGQRPLPEPAKILDIGPGPEELPRIAAWLPEHDVTRLAWWIGSVQREVSGRLVAWLQSQSATRITMIASSDLPLTISMPKPDRVGIDRLLDAVAVNQLRAAGQPAIIVNLGTAIKVDVVDEQGAFVGGAIMPGIATSARAMHEFTDLLPLIEMGRLDEPPAPLGKDTVGAMKAGLYWGAVGGVRELVERLSRGFKASPRMFLSGGAAPSVAPLLGDNVQYVPHLTLAGIALTAAR
- the obgE gene encoding GTPase ObgE; this encodes MFVDRVKIQVDAGKGGDGCLSFRREKFVPHGGPDGGDGGNGGSVIIEARDGVNNLAALTHRYHWRAESGQAGSGSNRYGRGAEDMLLLVPPGTVVIDAAGGFVIKDLARSGDSVVAAQGGRGGKGNLHFKSATNRAPRQWTKGQEGESRELVLELKVIADVGLIGKPNAGKSTLLSRLSHARPQIAAYPFTTKYPNLGQVQLDAERSFVLADLPGLIEGAHEGAGLGHEFLRHIERAGILVHLVEPMPLDGSDPLTNYQTIRNELAMHDPRLGERPEIVVVSKAELPDAAEVQRQLSEFVGRDVLSMSAVTGQGLDKLLTAIASELAAQRSSGAEA
- the rpmA gene encoding 50S ribosomal protein L27 → MAHKKGQGSSRNGRDSNGQRRGIKRYGGEQVTAGNILVRQVGTRYQAGRGVGQGKDFTLFALVDGVVSFDRSGRRVNVLAAG